The Diceros bicornis minor isolate mBicDic1 chromosome 28, mDicBic1.mat.cur, whole genome shotgun sequence genomic sequence GGCCTCCACCCACCTGTGTCCTCAAGTGCTCCCCATTTTTGCACGAAGGGTCAGCACCACTTCTACCCAGGGGAAGCCTCATTTAAATTTGAATAATTCAGCCTCCCTTTTATTTCTCGGGATCAAAACAACAAGGGGTGTGGGGTTGCATAGAAAATTGGAACTTCGGAGACCAGGAAGGGCGCCTTTCGAGACAGAAAGTGACGTCTCGAAGAAGCGCCGCCTCCGGCCCAGGTCCTAGCGCGGCCCCTCCCGGCGGCCCCTCCCCCGTGGCAGGATTTTCGGACTCGAATTGGGTCCTTGAAGCTCCGGGAGGCTGAAGAGGGGCGAAAAGGTCCTTCAACTCACTCAGCAATTAGCACAAGAGATTCACAGTCTTAtaggtattttataaaaatataaatatggatACACTGTTGCCTTCACAACGCTGGATAAAACGCCCTTTAAAATTGGGTTTATAaccaagattaaaaaaatacacctaAAACTTGGcttaaaatatgttaatattttatattctgtcATAAATGTTATGACATTTAATCGTGGCAaatccatttactttttaaaaaagtgtgcaACTGACTCTTAACTATAATAGAACCCACTAGAAAAGATACGGTCCCCTCCACGCCCCCACATCGCCGCCACACCCGAGCACCCAGGCTCCCGCGGAAACCCTGCAAAACCAGCAGGTCTGGGGGAGGGTGGCCTCTCAGGGGAGAGGGCGAAGGAAGGCCTGGGGCTTCCCGAACTCACACGGGATTGTGAGTGAGGAGGGGGCGGGGGACGGAGAGGAGGGGATACGgctgaggaagagagacaggaggcagagggaacagcacgggAAAACCACCAGGCTGGGCGGTATTTTCAGTGCAACCAAGAAACGACACTCAAGTTTTTAGCTTTAAGACTAGGAAAAAAACGCATCTCCCCCCAGATAACGACTTTGACCACGCACaatattttccaaacaaaaaaaccagGCGCACAAACTTCAcccacaaatatacacacacgtgATAAATAGTTTAGAACCCCAGTAACAGCGGAGCGCCTCCTCGGCGGCGGCGGGTCCGACCGCAGGTCCTTCCACCTTCGGGAGAACACATTTTGAGCGGAGGATCCTGTGTCTCGGGATTCCGAACTTGCTGGTAGCGAGACTCAAATTTCAAAGGGGCTGCGGCCCGCGCCCCGCCCCCACCCGCGAGCCGGCGGGGGGGCCGTGGGAAGCGCTCGGGCGGGTCCTGGCGGCCGCGGGGGGGCGCGGACCCCGGGCAGAGGGCGCCGCGGGCACGGACGCGCGCGCCGGACTCGTCGTGGCCCGGGCGCCGAGggccgggcgcacaccgaggtaGTTGGCGGGAGGGACAGCAGAGACGACACACGCGGGGCCGGGTCGGGGCGCGCATCACCGGCCGCTGCCCGCGTACTTGGCCTTGGTGATGAGATAGAGCACGATGTCCTGGTGGCCCCCGAACGCGGCGATGTGCAGCGCGCTCCAGCCGTCGCGGTTGGCCAGGCGGATGTCGGCGCCGAACTTGACCAGCAGCTTCACGAGCTCCAGGTTGCCGTCGATGACCGACTGGTGCAGCGCCGTCTGGCCCTCCGGCCCGAACGAGTTCACGTTGAACTCGCAGTTGGTCATGTTCTGCAGCAGCGACTGCAGCTCCTGCGTGTTGCCTTTGCGCACGGCCTCCTGGAAGATGCGCTGCGTCTGCGGCGCCGTGCAGGTGGACAGCTCAGTCTGGCTCATGCTGCCGCCAGGCGCGGGCGGCGGGCCGGGCCGGGACTcagcgcgggcggcggcggcggctgcggctGCGGCGCGGGCCCCCGGCGGTCTCGGGGCGCGCCTGGGCGCATGGAGGGCGCGGCGCCCCCGGGCCCCGCAAGCCACCCCTGGGCGCTCCGGGCGCTGGGGGCCGGGGGCCGCCGCCGTGGGGCCCCCGCCGCATCCAGCCGCGCCCGGCGGGCGGGCAACGGGGGCGGGCGCTGCGCTCGCGGGGGCGGCCGGGTCGGGGCGGCGGCGCCGCCGCGCGCGCTGCGGGTCCCTGCTCGCTGCGGCTGCGGCTCCCACAGAACTCCCACGCGCCTCCCCCCGCGCCGCCGCTGTCGCCCGCCCGCCGCGCAGGGGCGCCTTTTACCTCCTTTATATTTGCATAACAATGGGCGCCCGTGACGCGCGCGCCGGCGGCCGGCCGATTGGGCGGCGCCCACGTGGGGGCGGGGCGTGGGCGGGGCGCGCCCCGGGGGCGTGCCGGGCGGCGCGCTCCGCGGCAGGGGGCGCTGGTCGCCGGCCGCGCGAGGCGGAGAGACGGTTGGCCATGGGGGACCCTTGCTCCGCCGCCGCGGTCGTCCCGCCCACTCTTCCTCCGGCCACGTGGGGAATTCCAGGCTCCCTTCGTGGACAGACCGAGGCCGGGACCCCGTGCCGAGCGCGACCCCGAGGTGGCCCCCAGGGCACCCTCCCCTGGGTGGAGGTTCAGGGCATCGCAGACCTCGGCCCGGGTAGAGACCCTGGGTCTCGCTCCGCGCTCCCGGAGCGACGGCCGCGGACCCTCCGCGTCCCCAGCACGCCAGCCGTGCGCGGCTAGGGGACCCGCCCAGCCCGGCCCCGGGACACACGGCCCACGCGGGTGACAAATCCACGCACTGTTCGGGCGTGTGACCTCAGCCACGCGGGTCCTTCCCACGCGAGGGCGGCTCCCCTGGCTGCCCGGGTCACCCCATGTTTGCCCCCCAACCTGGCTGCCGTGAGGAGCTTTCAGCCCCGTCCTGATGAAGCTGGGGTCTCTGGAGGGAAGCCCGGGGCCGGGGCGGGTTCGGTGGAAGCTGGGCAGTGGGGGGCAGTCAGGACCTCAgggcctgcctccctctcctgggCCACCCCCATCAGCATGAACGGGACAGGTAAGGCCTGGCCAGGTGAGCAGCCCCAGGTAAGGTGCCAAGGACTGCTCTGAAGGGAACTCTGAGATAACTCATTTCCAAACTGTAAGCCCATTTTGTATTGACACCTCCCTCAAATTCCCTCATTAGGATTTTACGGTTTACAGCCCGGCTGTGTTCGCTGGAAATTAAGGAGGAATGATTCTCAGAGCAGTAGGCCCTGGGCAGCGGAACAGCACGCAGGGACTTGCATTCCTTCAGAAGCCGGCTGGGAATTCCCGAGGAGGcagctctgggcctcagctggGGAGACCACCCTGTTAGGCCTTGTCTGGGGATGGACCCCTGTGGGTGTCTGCCCCATGCCCTCCATGCCTTGAGACCCATGTGGGTGTGCCCCCACCCTGCTCCAtgctctgggaggggcacagcCAAACTGCAGGAAAAACTGGGCAACGCCACCCCAGGGCTGTCCACCTCCCGCTAGCTGCCCTCAGACCTGACCCTGGCTGACTCCCCTGGGGTCCTCCTGGTGCCCAGGGTTGCTCTGGTCTTCCTGAGGCTGGTGGTCCAGCCATTCTGCTCAGACCTGCTCCCCCACAAcctgcccccccacacacacacacactgtgcacATGGGTAAGCCCAAGGCTGAGCAGAGATGGAAGCCCGGAACCAGGACCTGTGCTCTGCAGGCCCAGGGTGTGACCGGAAGATGCCACTGCCATCGGGAGCCCCTCCCTCGTCCCGCTTGTCCTGCAGGGATGTTTCCTTGGGCTCAGTAAGGGGGCCTGGGATCAGTTGATGCTGGACTGTGAACACCTGGACCCTGACCATCTCCAGCACCTGATCACCTCCAACCCcgggccccccccaccccccgctggCCCAGGGACAAGAGTGTGGGTGCCCTGGGAGGCTGAGCCAAGGCCACACTGGGCCCTGTTCACCTGGGCCCATCTTCACCTCTGGTCAGGGACCCTTGGAGCGGGTAAGCGTGTGCCCCTGCACAGGGCTGTGACCCCCTGGGCACACGCCACCCTGCTGCCCGTTGCTCCCTGGAATGGGGCGGGCCTGGGCTGGAGGGCGGATGCTCTGAGAGCATGTTTGGGTGGGCAGGAGTTCCTTCCTGGTCACATCTGGGTTTTTCTTGTATCTGCTGAGTCCCACACGTGCCCAGGGCCATCCCTGGAAGGTGGTGGGTTCACAGACAGGCCCCAGCCCAGGTGGGCTCAGGCCCCCCTGCCTGGAGAAGGGCATCTGGAGACCCGCTGGGCCCGGGAGCAGAGCCTGGGAGAAAAGTCCCATTCACACCCGCAGCAGGCGTCAGGGCAGGCAGACAAAGGGGCCCTGTGAGCTCAGTGTGGGAATGCACGGCCGCCACCACGGGTCATGAAATCGGTGGCTCAGGCGCCCTGGCAGGGACAGGGACAGGGTGGCTGGAGTGGCCACGGGAGCCTGGCCTGAGGTTACCGCCTGCTCCACCCAGGGTTTGGAGAGAGGGTCAGACAGGTGTGGGGGGACCTGCCGCTGCTGTGCGGCCATCACTCAAGCCCCACCCCCCACGCCCAGCGGCTTATCTCTGGGGCTCAGGTGACGACAGCCACACTGTCCACAGGGAGCTGACAGGACGCCTGTGGCTAGTGTTCCTCCAACGTGGCCAAGTTGCTCTGGTCCACACCCCATGTCCCCAGAGTTACCCCATTCGAAGACGTGAGGGGGAGAGGGTGTGCGGGGTACCAGCTCCCAGGAAGCGCTTCCTAAATGTTTGCTGAAGGAAGCATCCAAAGGATGACATTTGTTCCGAATGccttggagggagggaggggtccctgtgccaggccctgcccaggagCTTAGAGAAGCCCCCCTCCCGTGTTTGTGGGTTCCTTGGCGTTGTCGTCACCTCCACAAACAGGCAAGGAGTTCACTGGCTCTCCAGGAGAAGCCCCCAACCTGGGATCTGAGGGGCACACAACCCCCACTACAAGGCTGGATCCTGTCCTtctcctgggggctggcccaggggtgcCACCTGGAAGGTGATGGCGGGGTGGAGGCCAGAGTTGGAGAGGGTCCCCTTCTCCCTCCAGGGACCCTCttcctttggaggctcagagcagtgggtggtgggggagCAATGCAGGCAGCTTGGGGAGCATTCTTGACCTGGGCTGGGAAGGTCTGGGTGGGGCGGCTAGGGGAGGACAGCGGTGAAGGGGCGGCTGGCCAGTGCTGGGCCGAGGCCTGCGGCCACCTTAAAGGCctaggcaggggagggagggcgaGCGGGCAGGCGGGCAGTGGGGGCGGGGCTTCCAGCTAATTCATTAAAATGTGTCGGGGAGCGTGGGAAAGAGGAGAGTGTTTCTTCCCAGCAGCCCAGACACCTGGTAGAAGGGCCGAGAGAGGATAGAGATCAAATAACAAACACTCAGCCCCGGGCCAGCAGCGGCCAGAGCAGAGGAAGGACGCCCGGGCGGAACTGCAGCAGACAATCGCTGCCGCGGCTCCTGCCCACCCGGCTGGCCGCTCAGGGCACGGCCTGGCACCGGGGCCACAGCCCACCCTGTCGGCCTGGTGTCTGACCCCTAGCTTGATCCTGGGGCCGAGGGAGGCACTTTGGGCTGACCCCTGACGGCTCAGGACCTGCGATGGGGGGCTGGCGCCTGGCGTGGGGGCCCCAGAGCCAGGGTAGGCTGGCAGTGAGCATGTGGGCCCAGAGTGGGGGTGTCCCCAGAGAGACACCGCCAGTCTGGGCAGCAGgcgggtggggaggtgggagggcaggCTGGACAGTGTAGAGGCGCGGCCATGAGGACCTCGCTGAGAACAGGTCCTGGTTAGCTGCCCTCTCCTCTTTCTAGAAGTTGCACAGGGCGGAAGGGcagagtggggctggggctggaccTGCCTGGAGAGATGGGAAGGACACACGGTCTCCCGTCTTCTGAGCCCGAGGTTCCCGGCCTCTTGCTGGCTCCAGCCTCTGTCTGTCTGGGGCTGGCTGCAACACCAGGGTCTCTGGTCAGAGCAGAGTCTCCAGGATGTAGCTGGCCTGGGAAGTGGGCCTGGCACCCCCAGCTGCTTCCTCTTAACTCTATGGGGGAAGGAGTGTGGTCGGGACTGCCTCCCCAGGACAGGACATGGGGCCAGAGGTCACGCTCCTGGAAGCAGCACTCCAGCCACAGAGGGTCGCCACCCCGGTGGGGTGCAGCTTACCTGCTCACCTTGGCGCCTGACCCTCAACTCagcagggcccttggagaggAGGAAGGCCAGGGTTGcctgctctgcctgggccagccaGTGGCACCTCCATCTTTGGAGTGGTGCCCTGGCCCAGCTGCCCCAGGGCTGCTGGGGGCTGAGTGGGCTGGCGCTCCAAGGGAAAGGACGGGACGTGGAGTGTGGCAGGATCCTGTGCAGTCCCCCGCacaagcccccacccccactggggCTGCACCCCTGGGGGGCCAGGGCAGTGGCCAGGAGCCCAGGGACGGGGCAGAGGCTGGCCTGGCATTGCCGATGCCCACCTGGGCCTGCAGGTGCGTCTGCTCTGGGCAGAGGTGGCAGCCCCGAGCCAGCCCCCAGGTCCCAATAGCCCCGAGGCTTCCGTCTGGGCTCCTTGGCCAAATCCGAGCTGGTTTCCGCTCCAGGCAGGAAAGACAGGAAAGGgatgtgagggagggagggggcgcaTTCCTGGGGGGTGAGCCAGGAGGAGGTGGCGAGGGCAAGAAAGAGTCTGGGACCAGGCCGACTGCTCGCAGAAGCCCCTACCCAGGGCCCCCTTCCTCTGGCGCCCCTCTCCCCGCTACCCCTGGCACTGGTGCCCTCAGCCCTCCAGTGCCAGCAACaggtctgagcctcagtttccctcagaGTGGGTATAGCAGCAGCTACTTCCTGAAATTGTGAGGACGgaggtgcacacacacgtgtgtgcaggGCACTCCCACGTGGCTGTGGTTGCTGGTTTCTCTCACGAAAGGCCACCCAGGCCTGACCTGGGGGTGAGGGAAAGGCCCAGGGGTCAGGCCCTGGCCAGGGAGGGGGCCCGGGCAACAGACTCGGGGAAGCCAGCCTCCCCTCCAGGCTGTGGCCTTCCTCCGGGGTGGCtgctctgcctcccacacccggctGGGCTAGGGCCTGGTCCCCAGGAAGCCCCCAACCTGGCCTAAAGGGCCCAGCCCCCAGGATCCCACCATCCACGCTCCCTGGAGTTGGGGCCCTGGAGGGTCTGGAGGCC encodes the following:
- the NRARP gene encoding notch-regulated ankyrin repeat-containing protein, yielding MSQTELSTCTAPQTQRIFQEAVRKGNTQELQSLLQNMTNCEFNVNSFGPEGQTALHQSVIDGNLELVKLLVKFGADIRLANRDGWSALHIAAFGGHQDIVLYLITKAKYAGSGR